One segment of Lachancea thermotolerans CBS 6340 chromosome E complete sequence DNA contains the following:
- the DSE1 gene encoding Dse1p (similar to uniprot|P40077 Saccharomyces cerevisiae YER124C DSE1 Daughter cell-specific protein may participate in pathways regulating cell wall metabolism deletion affects cell separation after division and sensitivity to drugs targeted against the cell wall) — protein sequence MPEEFYTPPGIFRQPAIHFRRDETKPRFPALNTHKKSWQNDTARMKSPLLRKASGDMNDFYTTTQLRSEFWSLSQLSGTASFSTSLSSCDNVILTSNMGTKDNLRMFKLSTINADYRESVRLTELQSISIPGKSVTASCLLPRSFTNSKQGPNHDRLLLAGQQDGVVNLISTSEFHGDAKIIKRFNHGKYLRSTQSDSLDSWLKAKRSTPIKQVIAWDSKGFASIINESLFIYDTNQHRLPLYLQSFDGLEAMDSNPYNNQLLALAGSRFGTSGLSLLDLRSGCGYGNLYSPDPESSGHPGVSTNCIWLDEYTVANTIASSVKLWDIRTPGTKCIINGHKGFVEALKYDSVNQRLFSSDDQGYTIAWDLKDLKNAKECHLATGLQSIGEKDVADVRQCGNVVVIPDSLRSSTTTSSNDTLGSGISSFTFLDTLPDGSLLTLDSKEIGLHSINDVERPFIPPRNPRRLLSKPELENPETDATLHEDYANSTWEDTSDATVEGDEFTTPKKGQLSPVLIQEKLHKTQNPSIYSLKDLELSGSTIYNERIVHDGLIV from the coding sequence ATGCCAGAAGAGTTTTACACGCCACCGGGTATCTTCAGGCAACCTGCAATACACTTTAGAAGAGATGAGACAAAGCCCAGGTTCCCTGCCTTAAATACTCACAAGAAGTCCTGGCAAAATGATACAGCCCGCATGAAATCACCGTTGCTTCGCAAAGCGTCAGGCGATATGAACGATTTCTACACAACAACGCAGCTGCGTAGTGAATTTTGGTCACTTTCACAACTTTCCGGCACAGCTTCTTTTAGCACGTCGTTGTCAAGTTGCGATAATGTAATTCTTACTTCAAATATGGGAACGAAAGACAACCTTAGGATGTTCAAGCTTAGCACAATCAACGCCGATTACAGGGAGTCGGTTCGGCTCACGGAACTGCAAAGCATCTCGATTCCGGGCAAAAGCGTGACTGCGTCATGCTTGTTACCAAGGTCCTTCACGAACTCAAAGCAAGGGCCCAACCACGATAGGTTGTTGTTGGCAGGCCAGCAAGATGGTGTTGTTAATTTGATTTCAACTTCTGAGTTTCATGGCGATGCCAAGATCATCAAACGTTTCAACCACGGCAAATACCTTAGATCGACGCAGAGCGACAGTCTGGACTCGTGGCTCAAAGCTAAGCGGTCAACTCCAATTAAGCAGGTGATCGCATGGGACAGCAAAGGTTTCGCATCTATCATTAATGAATCTTTATTCATCTATGATACGAACCAGCACCGGCTGCCATTGTACCTACAGAGCTTTGATGGCTTGGAAGCAATGGATTCAAACCCTTATAATAACCAACTTTTGGCTTTAGCTGGATCTCGTTTCGGTACTAGCGGCTTGTCGCTTCTGGATTTGAGAAGCGGGTGTGGTTATGGTAACCTTTACAGCCCCGACCCCGAATCGTCGGGTCATCCTGGTGTTTCCACGAATTGCATTTGGCTTGATGAGTATACTGTTGCAAACACGATTGCAAGTAGCGTCAAGTTATGGGACATAAGAACTCCCGGCACGAAATGTATTATCAATGGACACAAAGGCTTCGTCGAAGCCCTCAAATATGACAGTGTTAACCAGCGGCTTTTCAGTTCCGATGACCAGGGCTACACTATCGCATGGGACTTAAAGGATCTCAAGAATGCCAAAGAGTGTCACCTCGCGACAGGGCTTCAATCTATCGGCGAGAAGGACGTTGCAGACGTTAGACAGTGCGGGAACGTGGTTGTGATTCCAGATTCACTCAGAAGCTCGACGACAACCTCATCAAATGATACCCTCGGATCTGGAATTTCAAGCTTCACGTTTCTTGACACTCTCCCAGATGGATCTCTGCTAACCTTGGATTCTAAAGAAATCGGGTTACACTCGATAAATGACGTTGAGAGGCCATTTATACCACCAAGAAACCCACGCAGgttgctttcaaaaccagAACTGGAAAATCCAGAAACCGATGCTACTCTTCATGAAGACTACGCCAATTCGACCTGGGAAGATACTTCCGACGCGACTGTTGAAGGCGACGAATTCACCACGCCCAAGAAAGGACAGCTTAGTCCCGTGCTGATTCAGGAAAAACTACACAAAACCCAAAATCCAAGCATTTATTCACTAAAAGACTTAGAACTAAGCGGTTCAACGATATATAACGAGCGTATAGTACACGATGGCCTCATTGTGTGA
- the YCK3 gene encoding casein kinase YCK3 (some similarities with uniprot|P39962 Saccharomyces cerevisiae YER123W YCK3 plasma membrane- bound casein kinase I homolog) codes for MSGRSQHIVGIHYAVGPKIGEGSFGVIFEGENVLNNSSSPVAIKFEPRRTEAPQLRDEFRAYKILNGLEGIPKAYYFGQEGMHNVLIIDLLGPSLEDLFEWCGRRFSVRTTCLLARQMIRRVQSIHERDLIYRDIKPDNFLVAEYQRKLPNGQLVKNCAASAHGDSNMVYVVDFGMAKQYRDPKTKQHIPYKERKSLSGTARYMSINTHFGREQSRRDDLESLGHVFFYFLRGFLPWQGLKVANTKLKYEKIGLTKQKVRPEDLLEPNIPSQFAAYLSYCRSLRFEQEPDYDFLVSLMDQALQEQGYDDDEHYDWQDLNQGQGWNIGINRRANLHGYGNPTPKTSQARKSAPRVHRDSFSKAQRLRSQMNNQAGNRDKGGNVVQAYDSMGNRRGNFSGRQQNDADSIEEQGCFAKLCCWC; via the coding sequence ATGAGTGGACGGTCGCAGCACATAGTTGGCATCCACTACGCCGTGGGTCCCAAGATTGGAGAAGGGTCATTCGGtgttatttttgaagggGAAAATGTGCTCAACAACTCGTCAAGTCCTGTTGCCATAAAGTTCGAACCTCGGCGCACGGAGGCCCCACAGCTCCGGGATGAATTCCGTGCTTATAAAATACTTAACGGACTGGAAGGAATCCCTAAAGCTTACTACTTCGGCCAAGAGGGAATGCATAATGTCCTCATTATCGACTTGCTGGGTCCGTCCTTGGAAGATCTTTTTGAGTGGTGTGGACGCCGGTTTTCGGTCAGAACCACTTGTTTGCTTGCTAGGCAGATGATAAGGAGAGTTCAGTCTATCCATGAAAGGGACTTAATCTACCGCGATATAAAGCCCGATAACTTCCTGGTTGCGGAATATCAACGCAAGCTACCCAATGGGCAATTAGTCAAGAACTGCGCCGCCTCCGCTCATGGGGATTCAAACATGGTGTACGTTGTTGACTTCGGTATGGCCAAGCAGTATAGGGATCccaaaacaaagcaacACATACCTTACAAAGAAAGGAAATCTCTAAGTGGGACGGCCCGCTACATGTCAATTAATACGCACTTCGGACGCGAACAATCACGACGGGATGACTTAGAGTCACTGGGGCATGTCTTTTTCTACTTCTTGAGAGGATTTTTGCCTTGGCAAGGCCTCAAAGTTGCTAACACAAAGCTCAAGTACGAAAAAATCGGACTTACGAAACAAAAAGTGCGGCCcgaagatcttcttgagccCAATATTCCAAGCCAGTTTGCGGCATACTTAAGTTACTGCAGGTCTCTGCGCTTCGAACAAGAGCCAGATTATGACTTTTTAGTTTCCTTGATGGaccaagctcttcaagagcaAGGGTACGACGATGATGAACATTATGACTGGCAAGACCTAAACCAGGGCCAAGGCTGGAACATTGGTATAAACAGAAGAGCAAACCTTCATGGTTATGGTAACCCAACGCCAAAGACCTCGCAAGCTAGAAAGTCGGCACCTAGAGTTCATCGCGACTCTTTCTctaaagctcaaagactAAGATCTCAAATGAATAACCAAGCTGGTAATAGGGATAAAGGGGGCAACGTTGTCCAGGCATATGATTCTATGGGTAACCGTCGTGGCAATTTCTCGGGCCGCCAGCAGAATGACGCAGATTCTATTGAAGAGCAAGGCTGCTTTGCAAAACTctgctgttggtgctgA
- the EAF3 gene encoding Eaf3p (some similarities with uniprot|Q12432 Saccharomyces cerevisiae YPR023C EAF3 Esa1p-associated factor nonessential component of the NuA4 acetyltransferase complex homologous to Drosophila dosage compensation protein MSL3), protein MPLSVDDKCLAFHGPLLYAAKVLKVHDPSNGGDDDEEIPPHLKDQQCFYIHYRGWKSSWDEWVGHDRIREYTEENLELKKQLVQETKEASNAKKKAVSKPKKIEAKKKRSAATALQEEALPTGPRITIHISHTLKSILVDDWERITKDKKLIELPCKSTVAEVLNDYYEEASAKEISPVTQSQLKEYCDGIKLYFDCSLSAILLYRFERLQYANEAADGPASSIYGAIHLLRLLSSLPELVSLTAMDERGCDVVVQQTDKLLKWLTERKTLFEESNYINTSSQYEGMALGM, encoded by the coding sequence ATGCCATTGAGCGTGGATGATAAGTGTCTGGCGTTCCACGGGCCCCTTCTGTATGCCGCCAAGGTACTAAAAGTTCATGATCCGTCGAATGGTGgtgacgacgacgaagaaatTCCACCTCATTTGAAAGACCAACAGTGCTTCTACATTCACTACCGGGGATGGAAATCTTCTTGGGATGAGTGGGTGGGCCATGACAGAATCAGAGAATATACAGAGGAAAACCTagagctcaagaagcagctCGTGcaggaaacaaaagaagcaagtaacgcaaagaagaaggctgttTCTaaaccaaagaaaattgaggccaaaaagaagaggagtGCTGCcacagctcttcaagaagaggCCTTGCCAACTGGGCCACGCATTACGATTCACATATCTCACACTCTAAAGTCGATTTTGGTTGATGATTGGGAGAGAATCACCAAGGATAAGAAATTAATTGAATTACCTTGCAAGTCCACAGTCGCGGAAGTACTAAACGATTATTACGAAGAAGCAAGCGCTAAAGAGATATCACCTGTCACTCAGTCACAACTCAAAGAATATTGTGACGGAATTAAGCTTTATTTCGACTGTTCACTCTCTGCTATCCTTCTCTATAGATTCGAGAGGCTTCAATATGCTAACGAGGCAGCAGATGGCCCAGCATCTTCGATATACGGAGCTATACATCTTCTGCGATTGCTTAGTAGCCTTCCTGAGCTAGTCTCCCTTACAGCTATGGATGAGCGGGGCTGCGATGTGGTTGTTCAGCAAACTGACAAGCTTTTAAAATGGCTCACCGAAAGGAAGACGCTCTTTGAGGAATCAAACTATATCAACACAAGCAGCCAGTATGAGGGTATGGCCCTAGGCATGTGA